In the Elioraea tepida genome, one interval contains:
- a CDS encoding amidohydrolase family protein, translating into MTPDPHRPLLVCPQGSIECHSHVYDPVRFPYVLQELGETPHDWQAFRDMLDRLGFDRAAIVQAAAYGTDNRCTLDAVERLGRGRARAVVVTGPDETEAGFRALHAQGARALRVFLGTPFLSLADIKPLAKRIAPLGWHIILQDPAGPNIAAWAEAIEGIPCPVVIDHLGRIPPGPGAMASATHPQFQALLRLVETGRVYVKLSGFYYSSATGWPYQDVEPRVRALVELRPDRLLYGANWPHPKLQPKPDDAKELDLLLDWVPDAGTREMILRDNPARLYFSD; encoded by the coding sequence ATGACCCCGGACCCCCACCGCCCACTCCTCGTTTGCCCTCAGGGGTCAATCGAGTGCCACAGCCATGTCTACGACCCCGTGCGCTTCCCTTACGTGCTTCAGGAACTCGGCGAAACGCCGCATGACTGGCAGGCCTTCCGCGACATGCTGGACCGGCTCGGCTTCGATCGTGCCGCCATCGTCCAGGCCGCTGCCTACGGCACCGACAATCGCTGCACACTCGATGCGGTCGAACGGCTTGGGCGCGGCCGCGCCCGCGCCGTGGTCGTGACAGGCCCCGACGAGACCGAGGCAGGGTTTCGTGCGCTCCATGCGCAAGGCGCACGCGCGCTGCGCGTCTTTCTCGGCACGCCGTTCCTCAGCCTTGCCGACATCAAGCCGTTGGCCAAGCGGATTGCACCGCTTGGCTGGCACATCATCCTCCAGGACCCGGCAGGCCCGAACATCGCCGCCTGGGCGGAAGCGATCGAGGGCATTCCCTGCCCGGTGGTGATCGACCATCTAGGCCGGATCCCGCCCGGGCCGGGCGCGATGGCCTCGGCCACCCACCCGCAGTTCCAGGCTCTGCTCCGCCTCGTCGAGACTGGGCGCGTCTACGTCAAGCTCTCAGGCTTCTATTATTCCTCGGCGACGGGCTGGCCCTACCAGGACGTCGAGCCGCGCGTGCGAGCGCTCGTCGAGCTCCGGCCCGATCGACTTCTCTATGGCGCCAACTGGCCGCACCCGAAGCTGCAGCCGAAGCCCGACGACGCGAAGGAACTCGACTTGCTGCTTGACTGGGTGCCTGATGCCGGAACGCGCGAGATGATCCTGCGGGACAATCCGGCGCGTCTCTATTTCTCGGATTGA
- a CDS encoding Fe(3+) ABC transporter substrate-binding protein: protein MKRSTPIVANIIAGFATRRCRRRGGRRRALLLAAGAAALLAPAFAFGQERVVNVYSSRHYDTDRALYDGFTQATGVRVRLIEGDADQLIERIRNEGPNSPADVLITVDAARLERARAANLLQPVRSETLERRIPAHLRDPDGHWFGLSVRARVIMVARDWTPPVPLARYEDLANPALKGTICVRSANHVYNISLAGSILAANGPAATEAWAKGVVANMARPPQGGDTPQIQAVAAGQCRIAIANTYYVGRLAASSNAADREVAGRVTVIFPNQGPGDRGTHVNVSGGGVVRTAPNRDAAVAFLEYLTSVRAQEMFANGNFEYPVVDEVNIHPVVSAFGRFRQDTLNAVAYAKNGAEALAIMQRAGWR, encoded by the coding sequence ATGAAGCGTTCCACCCCGATCGTCGCCAACATCATCGCCGGTTTCGCCACGCGGCGGTGCCGCCGGCGCGGCGGCAGACGACGCGCGCTCCTCCTTGCAGCCGGCGCGGCGGCGCTGCTTGCCCCCGCCTTTGCTTTCGGCCAGGAGCGCGTGGTCAATGTCTATTCCTCGCGTCACTACGACACCGATCGCGCGCTCTATGACGGGTTCACGCAGGCGACCGGGGTGCGCGTGCGGCTCATCGAGGGCGATGCCGACCAGCTGATTGAACGCATCCGGAACGAAGGGCCGAACTCGCCCGCTGACGTCCTGATCACCGTCGACGCCGCGCGGCTCGAGCGGGCGCGTGCCGCGAACCTTCTGCAGCCTGTGCGGAGCGAGACGCTCGAGCGGCGCATTCCCGCGCATCTCCGCGATCCGGACGGGCACTGGTTCGGGCTGTCGGTGCGCGCACGGGTGATCATGGTGGCGCGCGACTGGACGCCTCCCGTCCCGCTCGCCCGCTACGAGGACCTCGCCAACCCGGCTCTGAAAGGGACGATCTGCGTTCGAAGTGCCAACCACGTCTACAACATTTCGCTTGCCGGATCGATCCTGGCAGCCAACGGGCCGGCGGCAACGGAGGCCTGGGCGAAGGGTGTCGTCGCCAACATGGCCCGCCCGCCTCAGGGTGGCGACACGCCACAGATCCAGGCCGTCGCTGCCGGACAGTGCCGGATCGCCATCGCCAACACCTACTATGTCGGCCGGCTCGCCGCCTCATCGAACGCTGCGGATCGCGAGGTCGCCGGCCGGGTGACGGTGATCTTCCCCAATCAGGGGCCAGGTGACCGAGGCACGCATGTGAACGTCTCCGGCGGCGGCGTGGTCCGTACCGCGCCAAACCGCGACGCGGCCGTGGCCTTTCTCGAGTATCTGACCTCGGTGCGCGCGCAGGAGATGTTCGCCAACGGGAACTTCGAGTATCCGGTCGTCGACGAGGTCAACATCCACCCGGTGGTCAGCGCGTTCGGCCGCTTCCGTCAGGACACGCTCAACGCCGTTGCCTACGCAAAGAATGGAGCTGAGGCGCTCGCCATCATGCAGCGGGCCGGGTGGCGCTGA
- a CDS encoding DUF1826 domain-containing protein, whose amino-acid sequence MTSISKAPPLAVVRGTPDAFTAIHAPDTTLALWVRPPQRRIRLEAARLAARAPLTITAEEKPDRIGAELTAALPSSAPALVADAAMLARRFAAAASANRVHLRLEALASIGCPLFHADQVGLRLLVTYVGKGTEWVPEHAVDRSALGSGDNRAIVPDPRFIRRVAPFTVALFKGEAYPGNRGKGVVHRSPPADSRRPRLLLCLDEPGRF is encoded by the coding sequence ATGACGAGCATCAGCAAAGCCCCACCACTCGCCGTCGTTCGCGGGACGCCGGACGCGTTCACGGCAATCCACGCGCCAGACACCACTCTCGCCCTCTGGGTTCGGCCGCCGCAACGCCGCATCCGGCTCGAGGCAGCGCGGCTCGCCGCCAGAGCGCCGTTGACCATCACGGCAGAGGAGAAGCCGGACCGGATTGGCGCGGAGCTCACCGCAGCGCTGCCAAGTTCTGCCCCTGCCCTCGTTGCCGACGCGGCGATGTTGGCACGGCGCTTCGCCGCCGCTGCCAGCGCGAACAGGGTCCACCTGCGACTTGAGGCCCTCGCCTCGATCGGCTGCCCGCTGTTCCATGCCGATCAGGTCGGGCTGAGGCTTCTTGTGACCTATGTCGGGAAAGGCACGGAGTGGGTGCCGGAGCACGCGGTGGATCGCTCAGCGCTCGGATCAGGCGACAATCGCGCGATCGTTCCTGACCCTCGCTTCATACGCCGTGTCGCGCCCTTCACCGTAGCTCTCTTCAAGGGGGAGGCCTATCCGGGCAATCGCGGGAAGGGCGTGGTGCATCGCTCGCCGCCCGCCGATTCCCGTCGGCCGCGCCTGCTTCTCTGCCTCGACGAGCCCGGCCGCTTCTGA